CCCCTCTTGGAGAGGAGTGTTGTTAAACAAAAGGGGGGCCTATGAGCTTCCAGACAAGAACATGGATCTGTTACTGGGTAAGGCCTGCGCAGTGGGGGAAAAATGTATATTAAGGCATTGGATGCAGGAGGAACCACCCACCATCTGAttttggaggaataaatttcatGAGTTGATGTTATGGGAGGCTAGAGCAGCATGGAGccccccaaagaaaagaaaagcatttaTTGCTATTTGGAACAGATATTTGCAAAGTATTTCCCATAAAGCGCGAAGCGCAATGCTCAACAATTTGTCTATACCATAAAGGGGAAGGTGGGGAAGTTAAGTAACTTTAGCATAGGGGAGGTCAGTTGGAGTAGACACAGAAAAGGAGTACCTCCACAGAAAGGGATGTAAAGGGCCAAATGAAGAAGAAAACAATAACCTACACTCTGGTTGTTATAGCATGTGGAGAGGTAGAGGTTGCTGTACCGTGAAGTAAGAAGAAAGTTTCCAAAGagtagaaggggaggggggcataaTTTTGGGAAGGGTAATATTTCTTGCAAACTGTTTGAATGTATACAGCACGAGGATTCGCATGCAAATACTGTTGGGATATACACAGGGCAATGATATACAGAATAATACACGAGACATAATTATTGGAGTCCAATATGAAAGTTTAATGTTAATAGTTATGCAATTGACCTGTTATTGTACATGAACATATTCAtcaataaataacaaaaatgacaagagggagggagaggggagaaaagatTGGGAATAACTTTGATGATAGAAGTTTCAGATTTATTCCTATGTGATAGAATTATTTGTTACCAGTTTTAACTGGATGGCAATGGCATTGGTTACCATGTgtattcatcaataaaaaccgttgaaacataaagttGTTGATGCTATTTACAATATCAAATACTGTAACTGGCTCTCCAAACAGCTCATTTCTCCCAAGATGTACTGATACATTGCTGTTGCTTACTACTTTACAGATTCCTCCAGCAGACTCAGATGTCCTATTTCCCAATGGTAACAGTAGTGACTCAGTGCATTACCTATAACATAGTTGCTCTATCCAGTGCTTTGTGAGTTGAAATGATCATTTTAAAGGTAAGTTAAATGGACTTTTAAGATGTGTTGCAAATAAGTCGCCCTGAAGTGGTTAAAAAAATACCTTGGTTCAGCCTCATTAGCTGAAGAGTCCTGTCTGCAACTTCCCTGAACTGTTTCAAACCTGGGGAAGTCAGTGGCACGCTTCCAGTGCGCCTCCAACTGTCATGGGTTTGAAACAGTTCAGGGTGACTCTAGAGAAGATTCCTTAGCTGGCAGGGCTCTGGGAGCCCCACCAGCTACACTGATCATGTGTGCTGCCACTAGGTAGGAATGAACCAAAACTAGGTGGGCCCCTGCCGACCTGgccccacccatagctacaccactgcatcaGAAACATCCAGTCCAGAGAtatgggggctgatattcagaccatgggaaggagctgggctgcctcctgctGTCAGCGCTGAACCCAGTTatacaatgccaggccatttctgatgaccggcattgaatatccgggtgtttattggctggtttaaatttaactggccaagccaatattcagaactggccggttaagttaaaccagccaaagatattccagctatttcggCAGCCTAATTttgccaccaaacttagctggcaacgCGCCAAATatcataaccagctatccgctaagCACTAGccgacaatattcagtgggagagagCCGGCtatgtcctgctgaatattgttgGATAGTCAGTTTAGGGTCATTTATATTTCCAACTTCAAATCGCCTGGTTTTGTCCCACAGTTACTGTACCACATTTAAGTGCAATCTGGATCTATATTGTTTTGGTAACAATACTGTTCTATTTGCCTTTTGTAACCCACTGATGAATTATTTCTGACGTATAAGTTATTGCTGTCACTATATGCTTGAAAAGCTGAAGGAACTGAATTATTTTGTGCATGTTGAGATATAGCATTAACGTTAGTGCTCAGCTTTCCATCAGGGATATGGATAACTCTTGGAAATGCAGTGACAATCCCTGGTAAGGAATGAGCACCTATAGCACCAACCTGGTTTTCAGATTTTAAAACATCTGGAAATTTTGTGGCACTACTACTGTTATTTTTTTCCTATCCTGCAATTTGATTTATTACAAATTCCAAAAAGGTTAAGAACACTGGAATAAAAACAAGGCCATGAAGAGCACCAAATGATATTACAAGAAACATGATCTTGAAAAAGGTTCTGAAAATGTAACTTCCAGCTGCAGAGAGTGCAAAAACTCCTAATATTGTCGAGAGAGCACCTTGCACAATTGGATAGCCAAGAAGGTGCAATGCATCAATGACCTTTTCATTTACACTAGATTTTTTACTTGAAACAAATGCATAGGAAATGTGGGCTGAAAAGTCCACCGAAAATCCTATACAAATGACAAGATTAATCATAGATATGGAATCTAGAGGTACTCTCCAGTAAGCCATAAAACCAGAAACACCAACTATGATAGAAGCAATTGCAAACGTCACCCACAAAGAGCAGATTGGATGAGGAATTAATAAAAGGGAGATTACCAACATAACTCCAGTTGCAACTGcgacattttgaatagtgttttcaaTTATTACAACATACTGGTCAAAGAATATAAATGCCGGGTGATATATCACAATTGGAATTTTACAATTCTTTGCTTCTTCTCTTAATTGATTTAACAAAGTCTTCTCATCAACTGCAGTCGTAACATTTATAGTCTGAATGAAGAAACGTGATGCTTCTATTTTCTGATTGTTTAGAAAAATGTCCTGTTTATACTCTGGAAAAAATGTAAATAGTCTGCTTAAATTATGAGAAAAACTATGTTCACTGTCTATAGATATATTAAACATTTTTGACAATATCTCATACGTTCTCAGCCAGGATTCTGAAAGATTTCTATCAGCATAAGAATTATTTTCTAAAGACTCCATACATTTCTCAATTTTAGTGCGGACAGATGAATTCCAGTATGGTAATGGTTCTGTTACAGCAACCATCACTCTTGGGCCATATTCTGAAAAATATAAATCTTCACTATCATAAAATGGAATGACATAAGAATCATCAGTAGCTAGATTTCGAAGATCTATCCCTTCCTGCATCTGAAAACAACCATAAATACTACTAGCCACGTATCCCCCATAAAATACCACCACGAAAACCTTAGTCCATTTGTTTGTAAGAAAAGGACCATAATAGTTTTTAAAGAATGTAGTCATTGGATACTCTTCTTCTGCACCTGTTGTCCTGTTAAAAGCTCCTCCCACACAGCACATGTTATACATAGAGGAACGCTCAGGTTCAACATCTTCCTTCACTATTCTGCAAGTCAGCCAATGCCTGTTGTCTTCTTCTCGTTTGCCATTTAGAGCCAAAACAGCCCCGAAGAAGGTAATGTTGTATAAAtagcaaaataagatagcagtaCCAGTGTAGCTGCAAAAGGACCTAACTGATTGAAAAGAGGTCATAATTCCTATATAGAAGGCAAAAACAGTAGTCAGAGTGGTGATTGTTATAGACACTGCTGCATCTGCGTAGGTGTCAGCCATCCGGTCTTTAACTTTACTTTTTACTTTAGTCTGTTGCCAGCAGGAGATCATGATGAACATGTCATCAACTCCAACACCTAAAAAGAAGAAGAGAACAACAAATCGTTTAATAGCAATCAAGGAGAGACAATGGATTGTAATGTAAGCTAAGGTAACACAGAGACAGGTACTGAAAAAACCCAAAGTGCTTATTTGTTACTAAGTGGAATCAAGGAAGTTGTGTGAAAGACAGAAGGCAAGAGCAATCTCCAATACAAGCCTTAAATTCAGCAGAGGTTGTCTGAAAATGATCTTTAGTAAATATATTTAGACTAGGACTCAACATTATTTGGTCTCCAGTGCCTTAAGGAAACACTGGTCTGATTTCAGCTCTTGATAGTCAGAACTCCTCACAAGGCCATCTGACACCTGGGATGTGATGTGTGGTAGGTGCAGGATGTGATGTGTGGTAGGTGCACTCCAGAGCCAGGCTCTGCAGGAGGTAGGGCTGCTAATTTGCCCCAGGTTGATTCAATAGGTtgtggcactcccccccccccccccccccagccatatcCCCTCTCCCATGGTAGGAACCTCCCAATGCAGGAAACTCTCCAGATACAGGATCCCCCTTGTGTCTATggcagaatccccccccccccatgtggccaCAGCACCCCAAACTATGTGGCAACCTCTCCATGAGGCCAACTTCTCCaatagcccctcccccctcaaagcaGCCTCTAGCTGATCCCCTGACTCCCAACCTTAAATCTCCAACTAATCCTTATTGGGGGTCCTTGGTGATTAGTGGGCTGGAAGCAATACCCACTTGCTCCTGCGTGACAGTCCTGGATCACAAACTGGCTGCTGAGACCTCTAAGTGGTAATATCATGGTATTACAGCAAGGGCTCAGGCTTCCATATAGGGGAAAATCACTGGGTGGATGATACTAGAAAAGCCAGGGAAGGGGTGAAAGGGGTGTTTTTCTGGTGTTTAGCCAAGAAACACTTATTTTAACTGTTTTTTGCATCAAAGTGTTTATCAGTTAAAACTTAAAATCAGAAGCCTTATATAAGCCacaaaccaaatgaaggaagagcTGAAGACCCTTTAGAGTAAAGCCAGCATTTGTGATGCATTTGGAAGTTGATCTGACAGACTGCTGATGTCGTTGTGCATGAAATGAGGGTCAGAATCTGCAGACATCTTACATGGAACATACTAAGCATGAACCAAGGAAAGCTGGACATGGTGatgaatcaaatagaatgttcaCAACTCAAACTGTTGGGCGTCAGTGAACTGAAATAGACTGGCATTTGAGAGTATGAATCTGAGGAATAACATGGACTACAAGAGAAATTAAAGGCATGGAAGAAATAATGTTGCATAATATTTAAGAAGCTTGCAAGAAATGTAATGAAATATTGTGCTGTCAGTGAACGCTTAATTTCTATCATCCTATGAGGAACACCCTTTAACATGACTATTATTCAAGTATGAATGCCAACAACAGATGCAGATGAGAATAAAGCTGATCAGTTCTATGAACGACTACTAGCTGATTCTGAAATtgatagaacatgtaaacaaagtATGAAGAAGTAAACCAAGAATAACCCCAAGGGGGAGGATCCTGATTCCCCAGTCCTAGAACTGTCAATCAGTGGCCCTCAGAGAGAACATCAAGACTCCAGTAGGCTAGAGAGGAGGAAGCAGAAGGGTGGGGAAAACCTGGGTTAGAGGAAGAAGCACAGCCTATGGAGTTAGAGACTTCAAACCCACAGGCTGAGGAAGTGCCTGAGGACATGGATGTGAAAGAGGAAGTATGAGTGGTATTGGAGGAAACAATCCTAAAGCAGCAGAGGAAGACATGGACTTGGAGCTAAGTCTTTGAGCATTTTCCTTTGTCTACATGTGTCCAAGATTTTGGGGACACTTTGAGTTTTTGCTTATGGCAGCAGTGAGTGGGCCAGTGTGAGAAAGAGAAACACTGCAGGGGAGGTGGTTGCCCAAATCTGGGGGAGACGGACTGAAGCCAGGGCTGTAGTTCCTTTGATTTTTAAaagtatattactactactactactactactactatttagcatttctatagcgctacaaggcatacgcagcgctgcacaaacatagaagaaagacagtccctgctcaaagagcttacaatctaataatatTGCATTTGAAATGAACTATGGACCTAACTTTGTTATGAAAGACTGATTAAACAGGACCCAAGAATAAAAGAAAGTGAGAGAGGGCTGGGAGTGAAGGCCTTCtttttggtgggggaaggggttcCTCACCCCCATCTACAGGGACCCCTGAAAGGGGAAGTACCCTAACATTTCCCATTGCATTGAAGTGGGCTGGTTGAGACAAAAGACACGGGTCAAGGATCTATCCTGACAGAACTTAAGGACTTTTGATGAAAGTACTGCAGAATGAATACGTCTACCTTAGACAAAGCTGTGTTTGCTACTTGCATTAATATTAGGACTTTAAATTTGTTTTGAACCTCAGCACTTTCTGAACGTCAACAAGTGGATCAAGACTTAACAGGACATTCACCATGTAGGAAGTGTTCTGTTTGCAGACACAAGATCTCTGAATAGTTTGAACATCTGGTTACCAAATTCAACTTTGTTCTAAAACATTCTACTTACTGAATTCGACAAATGTGATATATGCAATAGTATGCTCTGAATAGCCTATTTTACATTGGAAAAACGAGAGGGATGATAAAGACCAGAATTATAGAACTCAGAAGTACCAAGTTAACCACACAATAGATGATCTACAATGCTTTATCATTAAACAGATAAGCCTAAACTGGAGAAGAGGAGACGGTGATAAACTTCTACAACATGAGGAACAACATTTCATTTTTAATCTGAGATCCGTAGAACCAGAGGGCCTGAATTCTGAATTTGATGTGAGACCTTTTTTTATGACATTCTTTAGTCAATATACACTTTTTGACTTATTCATTCAGtagaatttgtttttaaatggtTTGGATTCAAGAGCCTAATCCTAAAtattgaaaactagtaaaaaaggcccgtttctgacacaaatgaaatgggcgctagcaaggttttcctcggattgtgtatgtttgagagaatgtatgtgagagtgactgtgtgtgagagagagtgaatatgtgagtgtgtctgtgagagagacagtgtgtgtgtgagaatgacagtgtgtgcgtgagaatgagagtgtgtgcaagtgtgtatgtgagacagtgtgagaaagagtgtgtttcacacagatacagtgtgtgcgagagagtgtatgtgagacacagactctgtgagactgagtgtatgagaccaagagagtgtgtgagtgactgtgtgacacatagagagtgaatgtgatacagtgtgagacatagagtgtgtgagagtgagagagagaaagacattgactgtgagagagagagtgtgtgtgtgtgacagagataactctccccccctctctggtgtcagcccccccccctccctctctcttgtttcaggccccccttctctctctctggtgtctgagtgttactgtgcaggacactgagctctggctgtg
This genomic interval from Microcaecilia unicolor chromosome 1, aMicUni1.1, whole genome shotgun sequence contains the following:
- the LOC115468624 gene encoding LOW QUALITY PROTEIN: patched domain-containing protein 3-like (The sequence of the model RefSeq protein was modified relative to this genomic sequence to represent the inferred CDS: inserted 2 bases in 1 codon), yielding MARCHTDCLERPLSRIYHRLGALVATYPYWFLLLPMLISAGMGAGFYLLPQRQANDIEGQFTPLGGPAKAERALIMKLFPTNDSALFSAQRLYTEGTYASIIAVSHTENILAQNNLQEVLNLDSAVRRMSGSGHSFSELCARTSSFACASPNPLLDLLNGSVNHLEYLNLTYPMYQYRGRPIFLALFIGGVSLGSTDRVREAKALRLLYYLREDVLADRELSVQWLKNFMTSFPDLLKNLSLNSIQVSYFTSLSRQEEFERNSLSIIPLFSITYFLTITFSIVSCNRLDCVRNKIWVATFGVVSSGLAVLTSFGLMMFCGVPFVVTVANAPFLILGVGVDDMFIMISCWQQTKVKSKVKDRMADTYADAAVSITITTLTTVFAFYIGIMTSFQSVRSFCSYTGTAILFCYLYNITFFGAVLALNGKREEDNRHWLTCRIVKEDVEPERSSMYNMCCVGGAFNRTTGAEEEYPMTTFFKNYYGPFLTNKWTKVFVVVFYGGYVASSIYGCFQMQEGIDLRNLATDDSYVIPFYDSEDLYFSEYGPRVMVAVTEPLPYWNSSVRTKIEKCMESLENNSYADRNLSESWLRTYEILSKMFNISIDSEHSFSHNLSRLFTFFPEYKQDIFLNNQKIEASRFFIQTINVTTAVDEKTLLNQLREEAKNCKIPIVIYHPAFIFFDQYVVIIENTIQNVAVATGVMLVISLLLIPHPICSLWVTFAIASIIVGVSGFMAYWRVPLDSISMINLVICIGFSVDFSAHISYAFVSSKKSSVNEKVIDALHLLGYPIVQGALSTILGVFALSAAGSYIFRTFFKIMFLVISFGALHGLVFIPVFLTXFWNL